The window ACTTCTTAAGCGCCAAAACGTTATAGCCAATGGTAGGACGACCGTTCACAACACGACCAACCGACCAAAATTTAAACATTAAAACAAATACAAACCATTTTGACAAGTGACCAACATACAGATCATATTTCAACTGGACAGCGAGTAAGCCGACACTCATTGCCGACCCAATGTTTTTTATTTTTTTCCCACCCGCATTTTTTAAAACAATTTTATGCCAGCCGCACAAGTGGCACATTTGGCTTTGCCCGACACACAAACCGACCCTTCGTAAAGCCAAAAGAGCCACTTTTTTGCCAACGCACTTTTAAAGACAATACAAGATGAAAATTTATATTAAAAATATGGTTTGTAATCGCTGCATAATGGTAGTGAAAAATGAGTTGGAGAAGCTTGGTATACAACCATTGAATATTTCTCTAGGTGAAGTTGAACTCACAAACAACTTGACCGAAACTGAAAAAGTCAACCTCGACAATCATCTAAAAACCTTCGGGTTTGAATTGATCGATGACAAAAAAAGTCGATTAATCGGACAAATTAAATCATACATTATTGAAATCATTCATCAGCAAAATAGCGAGTTAAAATCTAATTTATCTGACTATTTGAGTAGTAAACTTCATCACGACTATACTTACTTATCAAACCTGTTTTCTGAAGTAGAAGGTACGACTATTGAAAAGTATTTCATTGCTCAAAAAATAGAGAAAGTGAAGGAGTTATTGGTTTATGACGAATTATCATTGAGAGAAATCTCTTATCAAATGAATTATTCGAGCGTTGGATATTTGAGCAATCAGTTTAAAAAAGTTACAGGACTCACTTCTACTCACTTTAAGAATATCAAGGAAATCAAACGCAAACCACTAGACGAAG of the Bacteroidota bacterium genome contains:
- a CDS encoding helix-turn-helix transcriptional regulator encodes the protein MKIYIKNMVCNRCIMVVKNELEKLGIQPLNISLGEVELTNNLTETEKVNLDNHLKTFGFELIDDKKSRLIGQIKSYIIEIIHQQNSELKSNLSDYLSSKLHHDYTYLSNLFSEVEGTTIEKYFIAQKIEKVKELLVYDELSLREISYQMNYSSVGYLSNQFKKVTGLTSTHFKNIKEIKRKPLDEV